In Gemmatimonas sp., the DNA window TCCACCACCATTACCTCAACGCTTGCCCCCGACGCGTTCATGCTCCGGGACGGCTACATCTTCGTGGCGCAGGAGGTGCGCGGACGCTACCGGTCGGAGGGGACGTTCGAGAACATGCGACCGCTGCGGGCGCCGCAGGGTCGCGCGGCCGTCGACGAAGCCACCGACGCGTACGACACCATCGCGTGGCTCCTGACGCATCTCGAGGGCGACGATGTGCGCGTGCATCATCTCCGCTCACTAGCTCGCGAGAGGCGTGGCGTAGCGCGCGCAGTTGCGACCCGCTCCGCGCCAGTCGCGCGCTGTTCATCGTGTACGTGAACAAGGACTATTACAAGCATTTCTGGCAGGATCGATTGCGCATCGCCGCCCCACGTCGCCGGAAAGCATGGCGACGTCGAGCGCTCCGCAGTCGCATTCCAGATCTCCGAAAGTGTAACGCGATGATGGAACGCCATAGCG includes these proteins:
- a CDS encoding CocE/NonD family hydrolase, encoding MRRVFRRVLTCAAWSWLAPAAQLTAQGDAAPVADSTYARAHYVKRVMLAPMRDGARLMTVAYVPRDASPTRRYPIVLQRTPFSVGPYDSTTITSTLAPDAFMLRDGYIFVAQEVRGRYRSEGTFENMRPLRAPQGRAAVDEATDAYDTIAWLLTHLEGDDVRVHHLRSLARERRGVARAVATRSAPVARCSSCT